A region of the Abyssisolibacter fermentans genome:
GTCACCCAAAGAAACCGTCCCCAGTGGGTAATAAACTCATATACTCGATAATCTCTTTTTAAAAACCTCTTTAATAAATCTAAATAGATCCTTTTGCCTCTCAGCTCTAGATGGTTCCTTTAACCGTCTATACAGCCATTCAAGATTTAACTTTCTAATTAGAATTGGGGCTCGCTTAACCTTTCCTGTTAGTGTGTCAAAACTGCCTCCAACTCCTATGACAACTTTAACGTCTAACTTTTCTCGATGCTTATCAAACCATTTATGTGATCGCGGTGAACCCATTGCCATTACTAGCAAATCAGTTTTACCTTCGTTAATTTCTTCTATGATTCTCTCCACTTCATTATTATCAAAATAGCCATTCCGTCTACCTGCTATTCGCAGAGCAGGATAATCGCGATTTAACAACGCTTCAAATTTAATGCTTGTTTCTTCATTTGCCCCTAGTAAGAAAACTGAATAAGCCTTCTTTTCGCTCACCTTTAATAGCTCTGTTAATAGTTCAATTCCAGTTACTCTTTCTTTGATTCTTTTTCCTAAGATTCTTGCTCCAAATAAGATACCTACACCGTCAGCGGTTACTAACCCTGCCTTAGACTGAATCACCTTGAATTCTTCATCTCGATTCATCTGCATTACTATTTCAGGATTAGCTGTAATTACATGAAATGGTGCTTCTCTTTGTGATTCTAATTGCTTGTCTATTAACTCAATCGTTTCATTCAACGTTCTATTTGAAAATTCTACACCCAGAATATTTACACTTTGCATCACAACTTCCTCCTGCCATTGTATTTAATTAGTAAAATATTTCTCATAACTCTTGCATTCACGAACCAAAGTTCGTGAATACCACTATTATTAAAAAGATTCACCAAATTTGGTTAATGGAATCTTCCTGTAGTAGAACTCCACCTACTCATTTATTTTATCCAATGGACTTTGTATATTTCTAAGACTATTTTTTGTAATATGTGTATGTATCTCTGAAGTTTTGGAATTGAATGTCCTAGAAGTTCCTGTATATATCTAAGGTCAGTCACTCTTCCAGTAAATGTGTTGTAAAAAAGTCTTTAAGTCCTGTGTATAGCTTATCATCATGCTTAGACACTATTAATTGTCATTATGTTGACACACGTGTCACCCAAAAAGAACCGTCCCCTAGTGGATGTTATACCTTATAAAAATGGTACTCATATCAATTATTAGAGCTATTTTGAAAAGTTATGTATTTTTTGAAATTTTCTTTAATAATTCATTGCTAATTTTTGTATTCTTAGGTTGATGACATTGCTCTAGTGGGTGTTCAATCCATTTCTTGAATATATTAATAATTTCCAACGAATAATAATAATGAAGAAAATGTGATCCTTCTAAAATAACAATCTTACTTCGTTTTTTATCTGTAATAATTTCTTCATGCAAAATATACCATTGCTTCAATTTTTCACATTCTTTGCTTGACAAAAAAAACAATACCGGTATTTCTTTTGGAAATTTTAAGTATTTACACTTTTTAAAATTTTCAATGCTATTTTGTTGTTCATTTATTACAGTTTTGTTAAACCATTTGTTTAAATATAGCATTATTAATAGCTTAGTATCTTCTTTTGAACGTATAAACCCTTTTACATCATCAACTATTAACCTCGACGAAATTTTGGATGCAATTCTGAGTATACCTATATTTTTTTCAAATATTGAAATATATGCACTTTTCAAATTAAGCTTTTGTGTATTCATATATTCATTTTGCTTTGGCACAGATGTATCTATACCTACAAAAGCTTCTACTTCTTCGGGATACTGGTTAGCATAATACAATCCATACACACCAGATATAGAATGTGCCATAAATGTATAACGTGAGTATCCTAAAGATTGCAATACACAGTGAATTTCTTCAGTAATATTTTCAATTGTTCTTTCTTTTTTAGTGATATCACTTAATCCATATCCATAATATTCAATTGTTATAACCATATATTCATCTTTAAGCCATTCTCTCAATGGTGCCATTTCCAACACTGGTGAAGGTGAACACCAACCCGTAAGCAGCACAACTACTTTATTGCCACTTCCACTAATATCAACACACATTTTTTCTTCATTGATTTGAACAAACTTACCATAACAATTATTCAATTTCTTAATTTCCAATTTACAACATATACAATTTATTATTGTTGAAATTGTAAATAATCCAAAAATAAATAAAATAATCAAACCCATATACTTCACTCTTTTCTAATCATTAACTCATGGCAAATTATTCAAAATTGTTCTTTTAATATGAAACTAAAGAAAAAGACTTAAAAAGCCCTGCCCCGATATTGCCATTGCATATAACTCTTACATTTACGAACTTTGGTTCGTAAAATCTTCCTGTAGTAGAACTCCCCTACTTAACTATTTTATCTAATGGATTTTGTATATTTCTAAGACTATTTTATGTAACATTTGTATATATCTCAATAGTTTTTGGACTTGAATGCCCTAGAAGTTCCTGTATGTACCTAAGTTCAGTTCTTCATTCTACTAAATGTGTACAAAAGTGTTTTAAAATCCTGTGTATGAGTTATCATCATGCTTGGACACTATTAATTATCATTTTATTGACACACGCGTCACCCAAAAAGAACCGTCCCCAGTGGGTGTTACATTTTCAATCTCCTCAATTTAATTTCTTATAACGTTTTGTATTTGCGACGTTTCTGAACCGGACCCTCAAAGCCTTTCTTCTTAGAGGTGCTTGCACCCGGTGAAGGAATGTGGTGCGATGGCTTGACCTCAAAATTTTACCTCAAAGCACCCTTACGCAAACATATTGTTATAAGAAGTTGACTCATTCAGCTTCGAAGCAACTTCCCTCTTTTTTTCTGTGGTTTTCTCTTTTAATACATAATATAAGAATATTACGAATTAACTCAACCATAAATTGGAATGTGTCATTTACTTTATAACATCCTGATAGATTATATCCACTATTCCATTTAAACTTAATTCTTTATGCAGTAATACTTCAGGAGTAGTATCTAATAAATCTTTTTCATTCCACCATTTTCTCATTTCTTTTTCTCCAAATTCATGTGCATTAGGCTTTTGTTGATGTCGATTTAAAGTTTCTTCAAAAGGTATATCGAAGTAATATGCAAAAACTTGATCTTTAAACTCATCCAGTAAATTTTCAAATAAGTTTTTATACCACTTTGAATTTAAAATACCTTCTAAAATTACAATATTGCAATTATTTTTCCCGTATAGTGCAAGTTTTAATAATAACTGACTAGCTTCTGGATTAGGTCCATCTCTCACAAATAGCATTTCTCTTCTAACAACATCTTGTGAAATTAACATTGTACCACTTCCAAATTTTCTTTGTAAAGCCTTGCCAGTCGTAGTCTTACCACTTCCAGAATTACCTCTTAGTATTATTAATTTCGCCACTCCATCCATCTAATATCTCACCCTCTTGTAATCTTCAATCATTAGGAACCGTCCCTAACGATTCAACGCTATGTTTTACTATATTGATTTTACTTATTTAAGATTCATTTCTTTTCTAAAATGTACTGCTGATAGAATTGCTACTGGAATAAAATATATGCACCATATAAGTAAAGCAATTGTACCAGCAAAAGATGAACTGTCACTACTATCCTTAAATATATTAAGAATAGGCATTCCAACACAAGAAATTAGAAATGTTCCATGTACCATAAGTAATACCTTTAACCATTTATCATTCTTATTTTTCGCAATCATTGAAACACCAACTAAAAAAGTAGATAATGCCATCATTCCATATCCGAATAAGTCAAAGTTAAAAAACAAACTTCCTAATGACTGATATGACAACACCTGTATGACGTTTTCTGATGCTGTTTTATTTGCAACAGTAGTAAGTTGAGTAAAATATACTACATTGATTAATACACCATACAAACATCCAAAGGCAACCCCGCCAAGAGCTACTGATTTTCTATCATCTATGGTTTCCGTATAAAATGCGCAAGTCAAAAGTATATAACCCCAAGAAAGTATCATACAAACAAAATATGCTAAGGACAAGTTCCCTATAAGCATTGATATTGCAAAAATCAGTGTTGTAATACCAACTAAAACTGCTGAGTAAAATCCTAATTTCTTATTCATTGTTTTTATCACCTCTAAGAAAATAATATACTACTAAAATTATTGTTCTATTTATAAGTCACCATATTTGGATAAAATGATGAAGTAGGGAAAGGTTTTAAGAATAGGAACCGTCCCTAATGATTTAATCTTGGTAACTCTTTGAGCAGAATAGTCAAAAGTTATAAAAAGCATATTGCTAGATTTTTCAATGTAAATAGACATTTCTTATACTCCTTCACACAATTTTTAATACTGTATATTACAATATGAAAAAATAATATAGTTACCAAATTTTATCAATATAGTATGGTCAAACCATCATAAACCAACCCCTCAACAACATTATACTCTTATTTACCATAACAGTAAACCGTTAACTAAAACCCCTTCTTTTTCTGCACAGAAAAATTGCAGTAATTTTCTACTGCAAAGGTTAAGTAATATATTAAAATGAAGATAAACTTGAATTTCGTTTTTATTTGATTTCTTTCATTACATGTACCATATATCCGTTTGACTTGTTGATATGTCTATAATTAAACTGTGTTACTCCAAACTGTCCCCTTTGATTATCGTTATACGAAGTTCATTACGGAAACTATAATTTATTTTCCTTATAAAAATGTATTCATATCGATTATTAGGGATATATAATTTTACTTCAGAATCTAATGTTTCTACTTCATAAATCAAAAGAAACCGTCCTAAATGATTTATTAATTATCATTATATAGACACACACGTCACCCAAAAAGAACCGTCCCCAGTGGGTGTCCCAGTAAGAAGGTGTGGGTGTATAATCCCCAAAAACCTGCCCTAGTAACCCTTTACGCAAAAACTGTGTTAGTCGATGGGCTACCCTACAGTTTCAACTCACCAAATACTTGTAATAAGCAATAAACTCTCTTACTAAAGAATAGATGTCTCTAATTTCAAATATCCTAGCATGTGCAGAATATACCTTGTCAAAACCTACTTTGTTGAAAGCTAGTTTTGTCCTACTAATATGATAGTACTGGGATATTATCATTACGGAATTTAAATTCATTTCTTCCACTATTTCTATTGAATTCTTTGCTGTCATAAATGTATTACTACCTTTGCTATCTAATATAATTCTATCCTCAGGAATGCCTGCTTGTATCAAATAGTCTTTCATTACTCTGGCTTCATCGAATCCTTCTTTACCTATACCACCACTTACTATAACATATTTAAAATATTTATTCTCATAAAGCTCAATTGCTCTGTCTAATCTTCTTTGAAGTCTCTTTGATGGTTGACCATCAAGTTCTACTTTATTCCCCAAGATTACACCAACGTCTACAAACTCAAGGTCATCATTTAAACCATCAAAAACTATTATGACAATATGAAAACCAAACCATAATAATATAGCTAAAGTTGTATATTGTATAAACTTCCTCAAATTATCTACCACCTTTTATGTACAATTTTCTTGCCATCAAGCGCATGTCGTCTAACTCTTGCATTCACGAACCAAATTTCGTGAATACCACTAATATTAGAAGGATTTACGAACTTTGGTTCGTGAAATCTTCCTGTAATAGAACTCCACCTACTTCATCATTTTATCCAATGGACTTTGTATATTTCTAAGACTATTTTTTGTAACATGTGTATATATCTCTGTAGTTTTTGGACTTGAATGTCCTAGAAGTTCCTGTATGTATTTAGGATCAGTCCCTCTTTCCAGTAAATGTGTTGCAAAAATATCTCTTTAAGTCCTGTGTATGGCTTATCATCATCCTTAGACACTATTAATTATCATTATGTTGACACACGTGTCACCCAAAAAAAACCGTCCCCAGTGGGTTTTCTCGCACCCAGTGAAGAGATGTGCGTAGCGAACGGAAATATTTTGTTATGTGACGTGCGCCAGTTAGCCATTTTTACCTATTATGCTAGAAATTTATAATATATTATTACAATCAGTAATGTAAAGAAACACCCAAGAAATAGAATTGACACAATCTTCCCTTTTTTTCTAATCTCCTCATATTCAATTTCTTTTAACTCAAAATTTTCTTTT
Encoded here:
- a CDS encoding WecB/TagA/CpsF family glycosyltransferase, translating into MQSVNILGVEFSNRTLNETIELIDKQLESQREAPFHVITANPEIVMQMNRDEEFKVIQSKAGLVTADGVGILFGARILGKRIKERVTGIELLTELLKVSEKKAYSVFLLGANEETSIKFEALLNRDYPALRIAGRRNGYFDNNEVERIIEEINEGKTDLLVMAMGSPRSHKWFDKHREKLDVKVVIGVGGSFDTLTGKVKRAPILIRKLNLEWLYRRLKEPSRAERQKDLFRFIKEVFKKRLSSI
- a CDS encoding alpha/beta fold hydrolase, producing MGLIILFIFGLFTISTIINCICCKLEIKKLNNCYGKFVQINEEKMCVDISGSGNKVVVLLTGWCSPSPVLEMAPLREWLKDEYMVITIEYYGYGLSDITKKERTIENITEEIHCVLQSLGYSRYTFMAHSISGVYGLYYANQYPEEVEAFVGIDTSVPKQNEYMNTQKLNLKSAYISIFEKNIGILRIASKISSRLIVDDVKGFIRSKEDTKLLIMLYLNKWFNKTVINEQQNSIENFKKCKYLKFPKEIPVLFFLSSKECEKLKQWYILHEEIITDKKRSKIVILEGSHFLHYYYSLEIINIFKKWIEHPLEQCHQPKNTKISNELLKKISKNT
- a CDS encoding kinase translates to MDGVAKLIILRGNSGSGKTTTGKALQRKFGSGTMLISQDVVRREMLFVRDGPNPEASQLLLKLALYGKNNCNIVILEGILNSKWYKNLFENLLDEFKDQVFAYYFDIPFEETLNRHQQKPNAHEFGEKEMRKWWNEKDLLDTTPEVLLHKELSLNGIVDIIYQDVIK
- a CDS encoding DUF4386 family protein, which codes for MNKKLGFYSAVLVGITTLIFAISMLIGNLSLAYFVCMILSWGYILLTCAFYTETIDDRKSVALGGVAFGCLYGVLINVVYFTQLTTVANKTASENVIQVLSYQSLGSLFFNFDLFGYGMMALSTFLVGVSMIAKNKNDKWLKVLLMVHGTFLISCVGMPILNIFKDSSDSSSFAGTIALLIWCIYFIPVAILSAVHFRKEMNLK
- a CDS encoding YdcF family protein codes for the protein MRKFIQYTTLAILLWFGFHIVIIVFDGLNDDLEFVDVGVILGNKVELDGQPSKRLQRRLDRAIELYENKYFKYVIVSGGIGKEGFDEARVMKDYLIQAGIPEDRIILDSKGSNTFMTAKNSIEIVEEMNLNSVMIISQYYHISRTKLAFNKVGFDKVYSAHARIFEIRDIYSLVREFIAYYKYLVS
- a CDS encoding tyrosine-type recombinase/integrase — translated: MFATHLLERGTDPKYIQELLGHSSPKTTEIYTHVTKNSLRNIQSPLDKMMK